A part of Candidatus Hydrogenedentota bacterium genomic DNA contains:
- a CDS encoding right-handed parallel beta-helix repeat-containing protein: MRRMLGMLAAAVVVAGSAFGAQTLYVATNGNDAWSGKLETPNADGTDGPFATLQRAREAVRAIKAADGLLVGGIEVIVAGGIYVLDAPFELTAEDSGTAANRIVYRAADGAEVRLLGGKVVNNFQPVTDQAVLDRLDESARGHVLQADLKALGITDFGAPNGGGIELFFADKPMTVSRWPNEGFVRIQDIVVDDGHQIHGNKGSMTGKFVYEGDRPARWLNEEDPWLHGYWFWDWSDERKPINNIDIQNHIIELAEPPHGYGYRKGQWYYAFNMLTEIDAPGEWHLNRETGTLYFWPPAPIDSAAALVSVIPTIVSMNGASFVTFRGFTFEACRSTACVIREGVVNRVAACVFRNGGAGAVSIGGGTNHGVVGCDIYQMAGGGISINGGDRTTLAPASHFADNNHIHHYARWYRVYHSGIQLSGVGNRASHNLIHDAPHMGMGFGGNDHLIEFNELYNVCFETNDAGAIYTGRDWTMRGNLLRYNYLHDITGFENRGCVGIYLDDMFASADMIGNVFYNVTRAAFIGGGRDCTVANNIFVNCNPAMHLDARALGWAHGHADGWIQEAAEKGTLCGIAYNKPPYSERYPALVTILDKEPKAPEGNVIARNICWGGEWDGMQDDAEKYVTLENNLIQEDPHFMDADNKDFRLKEDSPAFALGFEPIPIEKIGLYESPDRASWPVTR, encoded by the coding sequence ATGCGAAGGATGCTGGGAATGCTGGCGGCGGCGGTGGTCGTAGCGGGGTCCGCGTTCGGCGCACAGACGCTGTACGTGGCAACGAACGGAAACGATGCGTGGTCGGGCAAGCTCGAAACGCCCAATGCTGACGGTACGGACGGCCCCTTCGCGACGCTCCAGAGGGCCCGCGAGGCCGTCCGCGCCATCAAGGCCGCGGACGGACTGCTCGTGGGAGGAATCGAGGTAATCGTAGCCGGCGGCATCTATGTCCTGGATGCCCCCTTCGAGTTGACCGCGGAAGATTCCGGCACGGCGGCAAACCGTATCGTGTATCGCGCTGCCGACGGCGCCGAAGTCCGGCTGCTGGGCGGCAAGGTCGTCAACAACTTTCAACCCGTGACGGACCAGGCCGTCCTCGACCGGCTCGATGAATCCGCCCGGGGCCACGTGCTCCAGGCCGATCTGAAAGCCCTGGGCATCACGGATTTCGGCGCGCCCAACGGCGGCGGCATCGAACTCTTCTTCGCCGACAAGCCCATGACCGTCTCGCGCTGGCCCAACGAGGGATTCGTCCGCATTCAGGACATCGTGGTCGACGACGGCCACCAGATCCACGGCAACAAGGGCAGCATGACCGGCAAGTTTGTGTACGAAGGCGACCGGCCCGCGCGGTGGCTCAACGAAGAAGACCCCTGGCTCCACGGGTACTGGTTCTGGGACTGGTCCGACGAACGCAAACCGATCAACAACATCGACATCCAGAACCACATCATCGAACTGGCCGAGCCGCCTCATGGCTACGGCTACCGCAAAGGCCAATGGTACTACGCGTTCAACATGCTCACCGAGATCGATGCCCCCGGCGAGTGGCACCTCAACCGCGAAACCGGCACGCTCTATTTCTGGCCGCCCGCGCCCATCGACAGCGCAGCGGCCCTCGTGTCGGTCATCCCCACGATTGTCTCAATGAACGGCGCGTCGTTCGTGACGTTCCGCGGGTTCACGTTCGAGGCGTGCCGCTCCACGGCGTGTGTCATACGCGAGGGCGTGGTCAACCGCGTCGCGGCATGCGTGTTCCGCAATGGCGGCGCCGGCGCGGTAAGCATCGGGGGCGGCACCAACCACGGAGTTGTCGGATGCGATATCTACCAGATGGCGGGCGGCGGCATCTCCATCAACGGCGGCGACCGCACTACCCTCGCGCCTGCCAGCCACTTCGCCGACAACAACCACATCCACCACTACGCGAGGTGGTACCGCGTCTACCACTCGGGCATTCAGCTCAGCGGTGTGGGCAACCGCGCGTCGCATAACCTCATCCACGACGCCCCGCATATGGGAATGGGGTTCGGCGGCAACGACCACCTCATCGAGTTCAACGAGCTCTACAATGTGTGTTTCGAGACCAACGACGCCGGCGCCATTTATACCGGCCGCGACTGGACCATGCGGGGCAATCTGCTTCGCTACAATTACCTGCACGACATCACCGGGTTCGAGAACCGCGGCTGCGTGGGCATCTACCTCGACGATATGTTCGCTTCGGCCGACATGATTGGCAACGTGTTCTATAACGTCACCCGTGCGGCGTTCATCGGCGGGGGACGCGACTGCACCGTCGCAAACAACATTTTCGTGAACTGCAACCCCGCCATGCACCTCGACGCGCGCGCCCTCGGCTGGGCCCACGGCCATGCCGACGGATGGATTCAGGAAGCCGCCGAAAAAGGCACCCTGTGCGGGATCGCCTACAACAAGCCGCCCTACAGCGAGCGGTACCCCGCGCTCGTAACCATTCTCGACAAGGAGCCGAAAGCACCCGAAGGCAACGTCATCGCCCGAAATATCTGCTGGGGCGGCGAGTGGGACGGCATGCAAGACGACGCGGAGAAATACGTCACCCTCGAAAACAACCTGATTCAGGAAGATCCTCATTTCATGGATGCCGACAACAAGGATTTCCGCTTGAAAGAGGATTCGCCCGCATTCGCCCTGGGGTTCGAGCCAATCCCCATCGAAAAGATCGGACTCTACGAAAGCCCCGACCGCGCATCGTGGCCCGTGACCCGGTAA